From the Oncorhynchus clarkii lewisi isolate Uvic-CL-2024 unplaced genomic scaffold, UVic_Ocla_1.0 unplaced_contig_6576_pilon_pilon, whole genome shotgun sequence genome, one window contains:
- the LOC139394585 gene encoding NACHT, LRR and PYD domains-containing protein 3-like codes for MSLSGEREEETTASKMSLSGERGEGTTASKMSLSGEREERTTASKMSLSGEREERTTASKMSLSGEREEETTASKMSLSGEREEETTAASKMSLSGEREEGTTASKMSLSGEREGGTTASKMSQDTSSKNVQKPRAETPTTSLLSMKSDQPPAFSQEPLPDDNKEVESLDSEDVLKITHNLLDRRSQTLLTVQQDIKAKLKHKYQHISEGIGHHRNQSLFKDIYTELYITEGGSGGLNNEHEVRQIEMASKKQTTQETPIKCNDIFKPLPGQDKPIRTVLTKGIAGVGKTVSVQKVILDWAEGKANQDVHFMFPLPFRDLNLKKDQYSLMQLLAHYFSELKEIDSIEDSESKTVFIFDGLDECRLPLDFKNNEKCCDLTKPTSVDVLLTNLIEGNLLPSALLWITTRPAAANQIPPECADQVTEVRGFNDPQKEEYFRKKIPDQNLANEIIKHMKTSRSLHIMCHMPVFCWISATVLEMILKGAEKDEVVKTLTQMYLHFMLIQIIVKNRKYNKTTETNPKELSQSDKEMILKLSKLAFQQLQKGNLIFYEEDLRECGLDVTEASEYSALCTEIFKEESGLYQDKVYSFVHLSIQEFLAAVHALESCLSKKDIVFPHDDEDEEEKDVEDDEEKGSIQLSDLHRRAVDQALKSENGHLDLFLRFLLGLSLESNQNLLRGLLTQTGSTTQTNEETVKRTVRYLSDKINQESSPERIINLFHCLNELGANSLVEDMQTSLHSGTLSETRLEPDQCSALAYLLLMSEEVLEAFDLKTYNTSEKGYQRLLPVVRTCKRALLDRCKLTYKSCETLASPLQTPNSPVRELDLSYNDLGDRGVELLCVGLTSPLCNIQTLVLADCYLTYKSCEILTSALQTPNSPLRELEISYNDLGDRGVELLCVGLTSPLCNIQTLVLGQCGLTEGCCSDLASVLSSPSSQLKQLELRDNDLQDSGVTLLSAGLEDPDCKLHTLGLSGCLVTEEGCAALSSSLRSNPSHLKELELNYNHPGDSAGGLLSAALRDPTYKLMKLNVDHGGECRLKSGPRKYACYLTLDPNTANPYLILSEGNRKLKRVVEVQHYEDHPDRFDFHPQVLCREGLSGGRYYWEVERDGDGAFIGLVYKGMKRKGGKIDRRIGHNKESWCLVCYDSAYNFYHNGVIRYSRPDTCPVSKRVGVYLDWPAGTLSFYSVSSSGTVTHFYTEHTTFTEPLYPGFIMYSSSLTLCPIDDQHIQR; via the exons atgagtctctctggggagagagaggaggagaccacggcctctaaaatgagtctctctggggagagaggggaggggaccactgcctctaaaatgagtctctctggggagagagaggagcggacCACTGCCTccaaaatgagtctctctggggagagagaggagcggacCACTGCCTccaaaatgagtctctctggggagagagaggaggagaccacTGCCTccaaaatgagtctctctggggagagagaggaggagaccactgctgcctctaaaatgagtctctctggggagagagaggaggggaccactgcctctaaaatgagtctctctggggagagagagggggggaccactgcctctaaaatgagtcaAGACACCAGTTCAAAGAA TGTCCAGAAGCCCAGAGCAGAGACACCTACAACCAGCCTGCTATCAATGAAGAGTGATCAGCCACCTGCTTTCAGCCAGGAACCATTACCAGATGACAATAAGGAAGTGGAGAGTTTGGACAGTGAGGATGTATTAAAGATCACACACAACCTTCTGGACAGAAGAA GTCAAACTCTGCTGACAGTCCAACAAGACATTAAGGCTAAACTGAAACACAAGTATCAACACATATCTGAAGGAATTGGACACCATAGAAACCAAAGTCTGTTCAAGGAcatctacacagagctctacatcacagagggtggaaGTGGAGGGctcaataatgaacatgaggttAGACAGATAGAGATGGCATCCAAGAAACAAACCACACAAGAGACACCAATCAAATGCAACGACATCTTCAAGCCTTTACCTGGACAAGACAAACCaatcagaactgtgctgacaaaaGGAATCGCTGGTgttggaaaaacagtctctgtgcagaaggTCATCCTTGACTGGGCAgaaggaaaagcaaatcaggaCGTTCATTTCATGTTTCCTCTTCCTTTCCGTGATCTGAACCTGAAAAAGGACCAATACAGTCTGATGCAACTTCTTGCCCACTACTTCTCAGAGCTGAAAGAGATTGACAGCATTGAAGATAGTGAAAGCAAAACTGTTTTCAtttttgatggtctggatgagtgtCGACTTCCTCTAGACTTCAAAAACAATGAGAAGTGCTGTGATCTCACGAAGCCAACCTCAGTGGATGTGCTGCTGACAAACCTCATCGAGGGGAATCTGCTTCCCTCTGCACTCCTCTGGATAACCACACGGCCTGCAGCAGCCAATCAGATCCCTCCTGAGTGTGCtgaccaggtgacagaggtaAGAGGGTTCAATGATccacagaaggaggagtacttcaggaagaAGATCCCAGATCAGAATCTGGCCAATGAAATCATCAAACACATGaagacatcaaggagcctccacatcatgtgccacatgCCAGTCTTCTGTTGGATATCAGCCACTGTCCTTGAGATGATACTGAAAGGGGCAGAGAAGGATGAAGTCGTCAAAACTCTGACCCAGATGTACTTACACTTCATGCTCATCCAAATCATTGTGAAGAACAGGAAGTACAACAAAACCACAGAGACAAACCCAAAGGAACTGTCTCAGTCAGACAAAGAGATGATCCTGAAACTGTCAAAGCTGGCTTTCCAACAGCTGCAAAAGGGCAACCTGATCTTCTATGAGGAGGACCTGAGAGAGTGTGGCCTTGATGTCACAGAGGCATCAGAGTACTCAGCATTGTGTACAGAGATCTTTAAAGAAGAATCTGGGCTGTACCAAGACAAGGTCTACAGCTTTGTgcatctgagcattcaggagtttctAGCAGCAGTGCATGCTTTAGAATCATGTCTGTCCAAGAAGGATATTGTTTTCCcccatgatgatgaagatgaggaggagaaggatgttGAAGATGATGAAGAGAAGGGGTCAATCCAGTTGTCTGACTTACACAGGAGAGCAGTGGACCAGGCCTTGAAGAGTGAGAATGGACACCTGGACCTgttcctccgcttccttctgggtctctcactggagtccaatcagaatcTGTTACGAGGCCTtctgacacagacaggaagtacAACACAGACCAATGAGGAAACAGTTAAGAGAACAGTCAGGTACCTTTCAGACAAGATCAACCAGGAATCCTCACCAGAAAGGATCATCAACttgttccactgtctgaatgaacttGGTGCCAATTCTCTTGTTGAAGACATGCAGACCTCCCTGCATTCAGGAACTCTTTCAGAAACAAGACTAGAACCTGACCAATGTTCAGCCCTGGCCTACCTGTTACTGATGTCAGAGGAGGTGCTGGAGGCGTTTGACCTGAAGACATACAACACATCAGAGAAAGGTTATCAGAGGTTGCTGCCGGTAGTGAGAACCTGCAAGAGAGCact ACTGGATCGCTGTAAACTCACATATAAATCCTGTGAGACTCTGGCCTCACCTCTGCAGACACCAAACTCCCCCGTAAGAGAACTGGACCTTAGCTACAATGACCtgggagacagaggagtggagCTGCTCTGTGTTGGACTAACCAGTCCACTATGCAACATACAGACACTAGT actggCTGACTGTTACCTCACATATAAATCCTGTGAGATTCTGACCTCAGCTCTGCAGACACCAAACTCCCCCCTGAGAGAACTGGAAATCAGCTACAATGACCtgggagacagaggagtggagCTGCTCTGTGTTGGACTAACCAGTCCACTCTGCAACATACAGACACTAGT TCTAGGTCAGTGTGGTCTGACAGAGGGTTGCTGTTCAGATCTGGCCTCAGTCCTGAGTTCACCCAGCTCACAACTGAAACAACTGGAGCTGAGAGACAATGACCTGCAGGACTCAGGAGTTACACTGctgtctgctggactggaggatccagaCTGTAAACTACACACACTGGG gctgtctggctgtctggtcaCAGAGGAGGGCTGTGCTGCTCTGTCTTCatctctgaggtcaaacccctcccACCTGAAAGAGCTGGAACTGAactacaatcacccaggagactctGCAGGGGGCCTGCTTTCAGCGGCTCTGAGGGATCCCACATATAAACTGATGAAGCTGAA TGTGGATCATGGTGGAGAGTGCAGGCTGAAATCAGGGCCGAGGAAAT ATGCCTGTTATCTCACCCTGGACCCAAATACAGCAAACCCATACCTGATACTGTCTGAGGGGAACAGGAAGTTGAAACGGGTGGTGGAGGTCCAGCATTATGAAGACCATCCAGACAGATTTGACTTTCATCCCCAAGTTCTCTGCAGAGAAGGCTTATCTGGAGGTCGTTATTactgggaggtggagagggatggTGACGGGGCTTTCATTGGTCTGGTGTACAAAGGAatgaagaggaagggagggaagattGACCGTAGGATTGGACACAATAAGGAGTCCTGGTGTTTAGTCTGCTATGATAGTGCTTATAACTTTTACCATAATGGAGTCATCAGATACAGTCGACCAGATACTTGTCCTGTTTCGAAGAGAGTtggagtgtatctggactggccagctGGTACTTTGTCCTTCTATAGTGTGTCCTCCTCTGGTACAGTGACACACTTCTACACAGAACACACCACATTCACTGAACCCCTCTATCCTGGGTTTATAATGTACTCCTCCTCATTGACCCTGTGTCCGATAGATGACCAACACATTCAGAGGTGA